In the genome of Acetobacter oryzifermentans, one region contains:
- a CDS encoding DMT family transporter, whose translation MTSSRSLTLGVLNGMGSGALWGTVFIVPLLLHDFTSLQITAGRYIVYGLISLILLLPRWNILKNILGKAEWNALIRLSILGNILYYILLSTAITTVGGPVTTLIIGFLPIAVLVMGIRAGSNIRIKQIAIPMSLSVIGILLIVSRSFTSHAASTPVHPVAFSSQIIGLFCAVGALISWTLYAVENTRWLLKTSTVSDHDWSLLTGVVTGALALVLVIPAFVFHAAPHAWLDWARFWGVCSATALLASVVANGLWNRASRLLPLTLSGQMIIFETLFALLYSFVWAHRWPSLVEFCAIICLITGVLWCTAAHRTPHDTSEKA comes from the coding sequence ATGACGTCTTCCCGCTCTCTCACCCTTGGTGTGCTTAATGGTATGGGAAGCGGTGCGTTGTGGGGCACTGTATTTATTGTCCCCCTACTGCTGCATGATTTTACATCTTTGCAAATAACAGCCGGACGCTACATTGTTTACGGCCTCATTTCCCTGATTTTACTACTCCCACGTTGGAATATTCTTAAAAATATTCTGGGAAAAGCCGAATGGAATGCGCTCATCCGCTTATCTATTCTGGGCAATATTCTGTATTACATTCTACTTTCTACGGCCATTACAACCGTAGGTGGCCCCGTAACCACACTTATTATTGGGTTTTTACCCATTGCTGTATTGGTGATGGGCATACGTGCTGGCAGTAACATCCGTATCAAACAGATTGCCATCCCCATGAGCTTAAGCGTTATTGGCATTCTGCTTATTGTTTCGCGCAGCTTTACATCTCATGCTGCAAGCACCCCCGTACACCCGGTTGCTTTTTCTTCGCAAATTATCGGGTTATTTTGTGCTGTGGGAGCTTTGATATCCTGGACATTATATGCCGTTGAAAACACACGCTGGCTGTTAAAAACCTCTACAGTAAGCGATCATGACTGGTCTTTGCTAACAGGTGTTGTTACCGGCGCATTGGCTCTTGTACTGGTTATTCCTGCTTTTGTTTTTCATGCCGCCCCCCATGCTTGGTTAGATTGGGCACGTTTTTGGGGTGTATGCAGCGCAACGGCTCTTTTGGCTTCTGTGGTGGCCAACGGATTGTGGAACCGCGCTTCCCGCCTGTTACCGCTTACACTTTCCGGACAAATGATTATTTTTGAAACGCTGTTTGCTCTACTTTACAGCTTTGTATGGGCGCATCGCTGGCCAAGCCTTGTAGAATTTTGCGCCATTATCTGCCTGATAACAGGTGTGTTGTGGTGTACGGCAGCACACCGCACACCACATGACACATCTGAAAAAGCCTGA
- the purH gene encoding bifunctional phosphoribosylaminoimidazolecarboxamide formyltransferase/IMP cyclohydrolase — protein sequence MSQTTLPIRRALISVSDKTGLLDLARALAAQGAEILSTGGSAKALRDAGIPVTEVSDYTGFPEILDGRVKTLVPKIHGGILGRRDLPAHVAQMEEHGIGPIDLVAVNLYPFEKTVASGADADTCIENIDIGGPALIRAAAKNHAHVVVLTDPAQYEGLIDALGDGGTTLETRRAYAGAAYARTAAYDAAIAAWFAKQAQQPFPERFIMAGQRAEILRYGENPHQKAAFYRDGTVRPGVATAQQVQGKSLSYNNINDTDAAFEAVAEFDSPAVVIVKHANPCGVAVAPSLTAAWDQALRCDPVSAFGGIVALNRTLDAATAEKISTIFTEVIVAPDAEEDAKALLSRKKNLRLLLTGGLPNPAAEGIVVRSVAGGFLAQTRDNGQISREGLKVVTKRAPTEQEMQDLIFAFRVAKHVKSNAIVYAKGGATVGIGAGQMSRVDSARIAASKSGEAAKAAGLDKPLTQGSVAASDAFFPFADGLETIVAAGATAVIQPGGSIRDNEVIAAADAAGIAMVFTGMRHFRH from the coding sequence ATGAGCCAGACGACGCTGCCTATCCGTCGTGCCCTTATTTCTGTTTCCGATAAAACGGGTCTGCTTGATCTTGCCCGTGCTCTTGCAGCGCAGGGGGCAGAAATTCTTTCTACAGGGGGGTCTGCCAAGGCGCTGCGCGATGCGGGCATCCCTGTTACGGAAGTTTCGGATTACACAGGCTTTCCCGAAATTCTGGATGGCCGGGTAAAAACACTGGTGCCCAAAATTCATGGCGGCATTCTGGGCCGACGCGATCTGCCTGCCCATGTGGCCCAGATGGAAGAACACGGCATTGGCCCGATTGATCTGGTGGCCGTGAATTTGTATCCGTTTGAAAAAACCGTGGCTTCCGGCGCAGATGCCGATACGTGCATTGAAAACATTGATATCGGCGGCCCGGCACTTATTCGTGCTGCAGCCAAAAACCATGCCCACGTGGTGGTGCTGACAGACCCAGCCCAGTATGAAGGGTTGATTGATGCGCTGGGCGATGGTGGCACCACGCTAGAAACCCGCCGTGCCTATGCTGGCGCTGCTTATGCGCGCACCGCTGCGTATGATGCCGCCATTGCCGCATGGTTTGCCAAGCAGGCGCAGCAGCCTTTCCCCGAACGCTTTATTATGGCTGGCCAGCGCGCAGAAATCCTGCGCTATGGTGAAAACCCGCACCAGAAAGCCGCTTTCTATCGTGATGGCACAGTGCGCCCCGGTGTAGCAACGGCGCAGCAGGTGCAGGGCAAGTCTCTCTCCTACAACAACATCAATGATACCGATGCTGCGTTTGAGGCTGTTGCCGAATTTGATAGCCCGGCTGTTGTAATTGTAAAGCACGCCAACCCTTGCGGCGTGGCTGTTGCACCTTCCCTAACGGCCGCGTGGGATCAGGCCCTGCGGTGTGATCCGGTTTCTGCCTTTGGGGGCATTGTGGCCCTTAACCGCACGCTGGATGCAGCCACGGCGGAAAAGATTTCCACCATCTTTACGGAAGTGATTGTTGCTCCGGATGCGGAAGAAGATGCCAAGGCGCTTCTCTCCCGCAAAAAGAACCTGCGTTTGCTGCTGACTGGTGGCCTGCCTAACCCGGCGGCAGAAGGTATTGTCGTGCGTTCCGTAGCCGGGGGTTTTCTGGCCCAAACGCGTGATAACGGCCAGATCAGCCGAGAAGGCCTGAAGGTGGTAACAAAGCGCGCCCCCACGGAACAGGAAATGCAGGATCTGATTTTTGCATTCCGTGTGGCTAAGCACGTTAAGTCTAACGCTATTGTGTATGCCAAGGGTGGTGCCACGGTGGGCATTGGCGCAGGCCAGATGAGCCGTGTGGATTCTGCCCGCATTGCCGCTTCTAAAAGTGGTGAGGCCGCAAAGGCCGCTGGGCTGGACAAGCCGCTGACACAGGGTTCTGTGGCCGCATCTGATGCGTTTTTCCCGTTTGCAGATGGTCTGGAAACCATTGTTGCGGCCGGGGCCACAGCGGTTATTCAGCCTGGTGGTTCTATCCGTGATAATGAGGTGATTGCCGCAGCAGATGCCGCCGGTATTGCTATGGTGTTTACTGGTATGCGCCATTTCCGCCACTGA
- a CDS encoding nucleotide exchange factor GrpE gives MTHDTDPTQVETPAAQPAPAEQTAPEHEAAAEAAQNGQAEGPEARIHELEQSVAEFKEKWLRSEAENQNLRARAKRDLDDARQYAVQKFARDVVEAAENLRRALASLPPAQEGEDSVLTKMREGIESTERSFISILERHGIKCDDPTGKPFDANLHQAMAEQPSAEHEPGTVMQAWTPTWTLHGRLLKPAMVVVAKAS, from the coding sequence ATGACCCACGATACAGATCCCACACAGGTCGAAACGCCGGCAGCACAGCCGGCCCCGGCCGAGCAGACGGCTCCGGAACACGAAGCTGCTGCTGAAGCTGCGCAGAACGGTCAGGCAGAAGGCCCGGAAGCGCGTATTCACGAACTTGAGCAAAGCGTTGCCGAATTTAAGGAAAAGTGGCTGCGTTCAGAGGCTGAAAACCAGAACCTGCGCGCCCGTGCCAAGCGTGATCTGGATGATGCCCGCCAGTACGCCGTGCAAAAATTTGCGCGTGACGTTGTGGAAGCCGCAGAAAACCTGCGTCGTGCGCTGGCTAGCCTGCCGCCTGCGCAGGAAGGCGAAGATTCTGTGCTGACCAAAATGCGTGAAGGCATTGAAAGCACAGAACGCTCCTTCATTTCTATTCTGGAGCGCCACGGCATCAAGTGTGATGATCCGACAGGTAAGCCGTTTGATGCCAACCTGCATCAGGCGATGGCAGAACAGCCGAGTGCTGAGCACGAACCCGGCACGGTCATGCAGGCTTGGACGCCAACATGGACGCTGCACGGGCGTTTGCTTAAGCCAGCTATGGTGGTGGTTGCCAAAGCTTCCTGA
- the dnaK gene encoding molecular chaperone DnaK translates to MSKVIGIDLGTTNSCVAVREGNETKVIENSEGARTTPSMVAFTEGGEMLVGQAAKRQAVTNPSNTFYAVKRLIGRRFDDPTVQKDKEMVPYAIVQGDNGDAWVEARGKKYAPSQISAFVLGKMKETAESYLGEKVSQAVITVPAYFNDAQRQATKDAGKIAGLEVLRIINEPTAAALAYGLEKKSGGTVAVYDLGGGTFDVSVLEISDGVIEVKSTNGDTFLGGEDFDNRIIGYLADEFKREQGIDLRSDKLALQRLKEAAEKAKIELSSSKETEINLPFITADASGPKHLVLKLTRAKLESLVDDLVQRTLEPCKAALKDAGLSASQIDEVILVGGMTRMPKVIETVKGFFGKDPARNVNPDEVVAIGAAIQGAVLKGDVKDVLLLDVTPLSLGIETLGGVFTRLIDRNTTIPTKKSQVFSTAEDNQNAVTIKVYQGEREMAADNKLLGNFDLTGIPAAPRGVPQIEVTFDIDANGIVSVSAKDKATGKEQQIKIQASGGLSDTDIDKMVKDAEANAEADKAKREQVELRNNAEALVHQTEKSLTEAGDKVPAAEKSEAESAIAAVKAAMEGTDAEALKSATERLTQAAMKVGEAAYKAGQAGEAAPEAEAAKPDEKEIVDADFEDVNDSKKS, encoded by the coding sequence ATGAGTAAAGTTATTGGTATCGACCTTGGTACGACCAACTCCTGCGTTGCAGTGCGTGAAGGTAACGAAACAAAGGTTATCGAAAACAGCGAGGGCGCCCGCACCACCCCGTCTATGGTGGCTTTTACCGAAGGTGGTGAAATGCTGGTGGGGCAGGCTGCAAAACGTCAGGCAGTTACCAACCCGTCTAACACTTTCTACGCTGTGAAGCGTCTGATCGGGCGTCGTTTTGATGATCCGACAGTCCAGAAAGACAAGGAAATGGTGCCCTACGCCATCGTTCAGGGCGATAATGGCGATGCATGGGTTGAGGCGCGCGGCAAAAAATATGCCCCCTCACAGATTTCCGCCTTCGTTCTGGGCAAGATGAAGGAAACGGCTGAATCCTATTTGGGTGAAAAAGTTTCTCAGGCTGTTATCACGGTTCCGGCTTACTTTAACGATGCCCAGCGTCAGGCCACCAAGGATGCAGGTAAGATTGCTGGCCTTGAAGTACTGCGTATCATCAACGAACCCACAGCGGCTGCTTTGGCTTACGGGCTGGAAAAGAAAAGCGGTGGCACCGTGGCTGTGTATGACCTTGGTGGTGGCACGTTTGACGTTTCCGTTCTGGAAATTTCTGATGGCGTGATCGAAGTGAAGTCCACCAACGGTGATACGTTCCTGGGTGGTGAAGACTTTGATAACCGCATCATCGGCTATCTGGCAGACGAGTTCAAACGCGAACAGGGTATTGATCTGCGGTCTGACAAGCTGGCTCTGCAGCGTCTGAAAGAAGCAGCAGAAAAAGCCAAGATCGAGCTGTCTTCCTCCAAGGAAACAGAAATCAACCTGCCGTTCATCACGGCTGATGCATCTGGCCCGAAACACCTTGTTCTGAAGCTGACCCGCGCCAAGCTGGAAAGCCTTGTGGACGATCTGGTGCAGCGTACGCTGGAACCCTGTAAGGCAGCGCTGAAGGATGCTGGCCTGTCTGCTTCTCAGATTGACGAAGTCATTCTGGTTGGCGGTATGACCCGTATGCCTAAGGTTATCGAAACGGTTAAAGGCTTCTTTGGTAAGGACCCTGCCCGTAACGTGAACCCCGATGAAGTTGTGGCCATTGGTGCTGCTATTCAGGGTGCCGTTCTGAAGGGTGATGTTAAAGACGTTCTTCTGCTGGACGTAACCCCGCTTTCTCTGGGTATTGAAACGCTGGGTGGTGTGTTCACCCGTCTGATCGACCGCAACACAACCATCCCGACCAAGAAAAGTCAGGTGTTCTCCACGGCGGAAGATAACCAGAACGCCGTGACCATTAAGGTCTATCAGGGCGAACGCGAAATGGCAGCTGACAACAAGCTGCTGGGGAACTTCGATCTTACGGGTATTCCCGCAGCACCGCGTGGCGTGCCGCAGATTGAAGTGACCTTCGATATCGATGCCAACGGCATTGTGTCTGTGTCTGCTAAGGATAAGGCAACCGGTAAGGAACAGCAGATCAAAATCCAGGCTTCTGGTGGTCTGTCCGATACCGATATCGACAAGATGGTGAAAGACGCTGAAGCGAATGCTGAAGCCGATAAAGCCAAGCGTGAGCAGGTAGAACTGCGTAACAATGCCGAAGCTCTGGTGCATCAGACTGAAAAGTCTCTGACCGAAGCTGGTGACAAGGTTCCGGCTGCTGAAAAGAGCGAAGCAGAAAGCGCCATTGCTGCCGTTAAGGCCGCTATGGAAGGCACAGATGCAGAAGCTCTGAAAAGCGCAACCGAACGCCTGACACAGGCAGCCATGAAAGTGGGTGAAGCCGCTTATAAGGCTGGTCAGGCTGGTGAAGCAGCTCCGGAAGCAGAAGCTGCAAAGCCGGACGAAAAAGAGATCGTTGACGCTGACTTTGAAGACGTGAACGACAGCAAGAAGTCCTGA
- a CDS encoding response regulator transcription factor: MTERTKQTIALVDDDRNILTSVQMTLEAEGFNVRTYTDGESALQGLTAYPVDLAVLDIKMPRMDGMELLQRLRTRSNLPVIFLSSKNEEVDQLMGLRLGADDYITKPFSQRLLLERIRALLRRNEVSRAEANGEPTGGALVRGNLSLDELRHKCTWKGEDVPLTVTEFLLVKTLAQRPGLVKSRDQLIDAAYGDTVYVDDRTIDSHIKRVRKKFRQVDDEFNQIETLYGIGYRYRED, translated from the coding sequence ATGACAGAGCGCACCAAGCAGACAATTGCGCTGGTGGATGATGACCGCAATATCCTGACATCGGTGCAGATGACACTGGAGGCAGAAGGCTTCAATGTTCGCACATATACAGATGGCGAATCGGCGCTGCAGGGTTTAACGGCCTACCCGGTTGATCTGGCAGTGCTGGATATCAAAATGCCCCGCATGGACGGCATGGAACTTCTGCAACGCTTGCGCACCCGCTCCAACCTGCCTGTCATTTTCCTGTCCTCTAAAAACGAGGAAGTTGACCAGCTTATGGGCCTGCGCCTTGGGGCGGATGATTACATCACCAAGCCGTTCTCCCAACGTTTGCTGCTAGAGCGCATTCGCGCTCTGTTGCGCCGGAATGAAGTGAGCCGTGCAGAAGCCAATGGTGAGCCAACAGGTGGCGCGCTGGTGCGTGGCAACCTCTCCTTGGATGAACTGCGCCACAAATGCACATGGAAAGGGGAGGATGTTCCCCTAACCGTAACGGAATTTCTGCTGGTAAAAACACTGGCCCAACGGCCGGGGCTGGTAAAATCCCGCGATCAGCTAATTGATGCCGCATATGGTGACACCGTGTATGTGGATGACCGCACCATAGACAGCCATATCAAACGTGTGCGTAAAAAATTCCGCCAGGTGGATGACGAGTTCAACCAGATCGAAACTCTGTACGGTATCGGTTACCGATATCGGGAAGACTGA
- a CDS encoding DUF1328 domain-containing protein, with protein sequence MAILRWVLIFLIFALLASIFGFSGAAGNFTEIAKILLFVFVVLLVISLFFGRTPRT encoded by the coding sequence ATGGCTATTTTACGCTGGGTTCTGATTTTTCTAATTTTTGCCCTTCTGGCATCCATATTCGGGTTTTCTGGCGCAGCAGGTAATTTTACAGAAATAGCAAAAATTTTGCTGTTTGTGTTTGTGGTGCTGCTGGTGATCAGCCTCTTTTTTGGCCGCACACCCCGAACCTGA
- a CDS encoding OB-fold nucleic acid binding domain-containing protein: protein MRYLLSLSAALFVSSVAVAAPTHKTPASKAESFSARQTHTEKQADGVYDLSGLPSFSGKVAQFLPSPHGGVFGLVLEDGTQVFVSPEQTHALAGLVKPGDVISIRGLKGRTLPIIRAFGITSPRGRGMQDNFIAMPVHSTEMIAGPDLVLHGEIWQQLYNANGELSGVILKDHSVVCITPREATRVANLLAPGQMLYAVGTGSSGELGTAIDAREIGASAEKMVGIAVGDAPPPGPPPGSPAYDIIPGAEEH from the coding sequence ATGCGCTATCTGCTTTCTTTGTCTGCTGCATTATTCGTGTCTTCCGTGGCTGTAGCTGCGCCGACACATAAAACGCCTGCCTCTAAGGCAGAGTCCTTTTCTGCTAGGCAGACGCATACAGAAAAGCAGGCAGATGGTGTGTACGATCTTTCTGGCCTGCCTTCCTTTAGCGGTAAGGTGGCGCAATTTCTGCCATCTCCGCATGGTGGGGTCTTTGGGCTGGTGCTTGAAGATGGCACCCAGGTTTTTGTCTCTCCCGAACAAACGCATGCATTGGCTGGGCTGGTTAAACCGGGGGATGTTATTTCCATCCGTGGGTTAAAAGGGCGCACGCTGCCTATTATCCGGGCGTTTGGAATTACCAGCCCGCGTGGCCGTGGCATGCAGGATAACTTTATTGCTATGCCCGTGCATTCTACAGAAATGATTGCTGGCCCAGATTTGGTGCTGCACGGCGAAATCTGGCAGCAGCTTTATAATGCCAATGGAGAACTTTCAGGTGTGATTCTGAAAGATCACTCTGTTGTCTGCATTACCCCGCGTGAAGCTACGCGCGTTGCCAATCTGCTTGCTCCGGGGCAAATGCTCTATGCTGTTGGCACAGGTAGCAGTGGTGAACTGGGCACAGCCATTGATGCGCGAGAAATTGGCGCATCAGCCGAAAAAATGGTGGGTATTGCCGTGGGGGATGCCCCGCCACCCGGGCCACCACCCGGCAGCCCGGCTTATGATATTATTCCCGGTGCAGAAGAACACTAA
- the trmB gene encoding tRNA (guanine(46)-N(7))-methyltransferase TrmB, which yields MAEAKGSAENGQPVVTDVKPPPERLYGRQRGHPLRPRQERLLDETLPRMRFPLERAADPASVFGHQPEQIWFEVGFGGGEHVLAQTNAHPEVGYIASEVFHNGLCSLLSRLVPVGEEATAPVPDMLRLWDDDARQVLNVLPDACLDRLFLMFPDPWPKARHAKRRFVHPQNVALAARVLKPGAVWRVASDDPTYQAWVQEVMAAQNYFEAPAPVLTRPEGWFPTRYEAKAIAAGRQPMYWTFTRR from the coding sequence ATGGCGGAGGCTAAAGGTTCGGCTGAAAATGGTCAGCCTGTGGTAACAGATGTTAAACCCCCGCCAGAGCGGCTGTATGGCCGCCAGCGTGGGCATCCGTTACGCCCCCGTCAGGAACGGCTGCTGGATGAAACCCTGCCGCGTATGCGTTTTCCGCTAGAGCGCGCGGCAGATCCGGCTTCTGTTTTCGGCCATCAGCCGGAGCAGATCTGGTTTGAGGTTGGCTTTGGTGGTGGTGAGCACGTGCTTGCCCAAACCAATGCACATCCCGAAGTGGGGTATATTGCCTCCGAAGTTTTCCATAATGGTTTGTGCTCCCTGTTAAGCCGCCTTGTGCCGGTAGGGGAGGAAGCAACTGCACCCGTACCAGACATGCTGCGGCTGTGGGATGATGATGCCCGGCAAGTGCTGAATGTGTTGCCTGATGCGTGTCTGGACAGGTTGTTCCTGATGTTTCCAGATCCGTGGCCCAAGGCACGCCATGCCAAGCGGCGTTTTGTGCATCCGCAAAATGTAGCGCTGGCTGCCCGTGTGCTTAAGCCCGGAGCAGTATGGCGCGTTGCCAGTGATGATCCTACCTATCAGGCATGGGTGCAGGAAGTTATGGCTGCTCAAAATTACTTTGAAGCGCCCGCACCCGTTTTAACCCGACCAGAAGGTTGGTTTCCCACCCGGTACGAGGCCAAGGCCATTGCTGCTGGCCGACAGCCTATGTACTGGACATTTACCCGCCGCTAA
- the dnaJ gene encoding molecular chaperone DnaJ: MATQLDYYAILEVSRTATADELKKSYRKLAMKYHPDRNPGDDAAEAKFKEINQAYDILKDEQKRAAYDQYGHAAFEGGGPGPGGFDFSGGFGAGGLGDIFEQMFGDVMGGRRGGRARTGNDIQTHVEITLEEAFAGVKKDVRVITRVACESCHGTGSNDGASGVEVCPSCHGAGKVRAQQGFFVVERPCPTCHGAGKVVKNPCKVCHGEGTIEKERTVEVQIPAGVEDGTRIRLSGEGEAGGNGVPPGDLYIHISIDEHSIFQRDGANIYCRVPLRMAQAALGTEIEVPVIDGSRTKVKVPAGTQTGAHFRLRGKGFSVLRSTARGDMYIQVTVETPQNLSKRQRELLEEFEKEAGEDVKQSPEHTGFFRRVRDFFEGKE; the protein is encoded by the coding sequence ATGGCCACTCAGCTCGATTACTACGCAATTCTTGAAGTTTCCCGAACCGCCACGGCTGATGAACTCAAGAAATCCTATCGCAAGCTGGCCATGAAGTATCATCCCGATCGGAACCCGGGGGATGATGCGGCAGAAGCCAAGTTCAAAGAAATCAACCAAGCTTACGATATTCTGAAGGACGAACAAAAACGCGCTGCGTATGACCAGTACGGCCATGCCGCGTTTGAAGGCGGTGGCCCTGGCCCCGGCGGGTTTGACTTTAGCGGTGGTTTTGGTGCCGGTGGTCTGGGCGATATTTTCGAACAGATGTTTGGTGACGTGATGGGCGGCCGCCGTGGTGGCCGTGCCCGCACCGGCAACGATATCCAGACCCATGTTGAAATCACGCTGGAAGAAGCTTTTGCTGGCGTAAAGAAAGATGTGCGGGTGATTACCCGCGTGGCGTGCGAATCCTGCCACGGCACGGGCTCTAACGATGGCGCATCGGGCGTTGAAGTTTGCCCAAGCTGCCACGGTGCAGGCAAGGTGCGGGCGCAGCAGGGCTTTTTTGTTGTGGAACGCCCATGCCCAACCTGTCATGGCGCAGGCAAAGTGGTGAAAAACCCCTGTAAGGTTTGCCACGGTGAAGGCACCATAGAAAAAGAACGCACGGTTGAAGTGCAGATTCCTGCCGGTGTGGAAGATGGCACCCGCATTCGCCTTTCTGGCGAAGGGGAAGCTGGGGGCAATGGTGTGCCGCCGGGTGATCTCTATATTCATATTTCCATAGACGAACACAGTATCTTCCAGCGCGATGGCGCCAATATCTATTGCCGCGTGCCGTTGCGCATGGCGCAGGCTGCTTTGGGCACAGAAATTGAAGTGCCCGTTATTGATGGTTCTCGTACCAAGGTAAAAGTTCCGGCTGGCACGCAAACCGGCGCGCATTTCCGCCTGCGGGGCAAAGGGTTCTCTGTTCTGCGTTCCACAGCCCGTGGCGATATGTACATTCAGGTAACGGTGGAAACACCGCAGAACCTCAGCAAGCGCCAGCGTGAACTGTTGGAAGAATTTGAAAAAGAAGCCGGTGAGGATGTGAAGCAAAGCCCAGAACATACGGGCTTCTTCCGCCGCGTGCGGGACTTTTTTGAAGGGAAGGAATAA
- the metK gene encoding methionine adenosyltransferase — MRKDGDFLFTSESVSEGHPDKVADRISDTVLDAYLAADPEARVACETLVTTNRIILAGEVRGPSSVTSDKLIELAREAVKDIGYDQEGFSWRHAEAANYLHAQSADIAVGVDSAGEKDEGAGDQGIMFGYASNETDTLMPAPIYYAHRILHEMRDLRRAGDPIVAGLQPDAKSQVTLRYVNGRPVGATSVVISTQHDEGINQEELRGRLGQVVKNVLPEGWVPPEKEFYVNPTGVFVIGGPDGDCGLTGRKIIVDTYGGAAPHGGGAFSGKDPTKVDRSAAYACRYLAKNVVAAGLADRCTIQLSYAIGVSHPLSVYVDLDETGKDVDENRLGAVLREVMDLTPRGIRKHLRLNRPIYAVTSAYGHFGRQPDAKLDTFTWEQTDLVDALRSALNR, encoded by the coding sequence ATGCGTAAAGACGGCGATTTTCTGTTTACTTCGGAGTCTGTTTCCGAAGGCCATCCCGATAAAGTTGCTGACCGGATCAGCGATACCGTTCTGGACGCTTATCTTGCGGCAGATCCGGAAGCCCGCGTTGCCTGTGAAACGCTGGTAACCACCAATCGCATCATTCTTGCGGGTGAAGTGCGTGGCCCATCTTCCGTAACATCGGACAAGCTGATTGAACTGGCGCGTGAAGCTGTCAAAGATATCGGTTACGATCAGGAAGGTTTCTCCTGGCGTCATGCGGAAGCTGCGAATTACCTGCATGCTCAGTCTGCCGATATTGCGGTAGGCGTTGATAGCGCAGGTGAGAAAGATGAAGGCGCAGGCGATCAGGGGATCATGTTCGGGTATGCCTCGAACGAAACCGATACCCTTATGCCAGCCCCAATCTACTACGCGCACCGCATTCTGCATGAAATGCGTGATCTGCGCCGTGCGGGTGACCCGATTGTAGCTGGCCTACAGCCGGATGCCAAAAGCCAGGTAACCCTGCGCTACGTAAATGGCCGCCCGGTTGGTGCGACTTCTGTCGTCATCTCCACCCAGCATGATGAAGGCATCAATCAGGAAGAACTGCGTGGCCGTCTGGGCCAGGTGGTTAAGAATGTGCTGCCCGAAGGTTGGGTGCCGCCGGAAAAAGAATTCTACGTCAACCCCACGGGTGTGTTCGTTATTGGCGGCCCGGATGGTGACTGCGGGCTAACAGGCCGTAAGATTATTGTGGACACCTATGGTGGTGCAGCCCCGCATGGTGGTGGCGCATTCTCCGGTAAGGATCCCACGAAGGTTGACCGTTCCGCAGCGTATGCCTGCCGTTATCTGGCCAAAAACGTTGTGGCTGCTGGCTTGGCAGATCGTTGCACCATTCAGCTTTCCTACGCTATTGGCGTGTCTCATCCACTGTCCGTCTATGTGGATCTGGATGAAACCGGCAAGGATGTGGATGAAAACCGTCTGGGTGCAGTGCTGCGTGAAGTTATGGATCTTACCCCGCGCGGTATCCGTAAGCACCTGCGCCTGAACCGTCCGATTTATGCTGTTACATCTGCTTATGGCCACTTTGGCCGCCAGCCGGATGCCAAGCTGGACACCTTTACGTGGGAACAGACCGATCTGGTTGATGCCCTGCGTAGCGCGCTAAACCGCTAA
- the dapB gene encoding 4-hydroxy-tetrahydrodipicolinate reductase, with protein sequence MRIGIAGITGRVGRLLVEEVQAAGATLSGGTTRKPEAASGLPQGVALFKDMAELAANSDVVIDFTHADTVIPNAQALAAAGTAWVLGTTGLSAEQQTAVNKAAEKIAVVHAANYSPGVTLVQRLAQMMARALPADSYDAEIVEMHHRQKVDAPSGTALAIGEAVAQGRGVNLADVRESGRDGHTGPRKEGAIGFAALRGGQIVGEHEVLFTSADEQIVLGHRAFDRRIFATGAVRAAKWVKGHKPGLYSMEDVLGLPPL encoded by the coding sequence ATGCGTATCGGTATTGCAGGCATAACGGGGCGCGTGGGCCGTCTTTTGGTAGAAGAAGTGCAGGCCGCAGGGGCAACCCTTTCTGGTGGCACAACACGCAAGCCGGAAGCAGCAAGCGGTTTGCCGCAAGGCGTGGCGCTGTTTAAGGATATGGCGGAGCTTGCAGCCAACAGCGATGTGGTGATTGATTTCACTCATGCGGATACGGTTATCCCTAACGCGCAGGCGCTGGCCGCAGCAGGCACGGCATGGGTGTTGGGCACAACTGGCCTTTCAGCAGAGCAACAGACCGCCGTGAACAAAGCCGCGGAAAAAATTGCTGTGGTGCATGCCGCCAATTATTCTCCCGGTGTTACATTAGTGCAGCGTTTGGCGCAGATGATGGCACGTGCCCTGCCAGCAGACTCCTACGATGCTGAAATTGTGGAAATGCATCATCGGCAAAAGGTGGATGCCCCCTCTGGCACAGCCTTGGCTATTGGTGAGGCCGTAGCGCAGGGCCGCGGTGTTAATCTGGCGGATGTGCGCGAGAGTGGGCGTGATGGCCATACCGGCCCCCGCAAGGAAGGAGCCATTGGCTTTGCGGCCCTGCGTGGCGGGCAAATTGTGGGCGAACATGAAGTATTGTTCACATCGGCAGATGAACAGATCGTTTTGGGGCATCGCGCCTTTGACCGGCGCATTTTTGCCACGGGTGCCGTGCGTGCCGCCAAGTGGGTAAAAGGGCACAAACCCGGCCTTTACAGCATGGAAGATGTGCTGGGGCTGCCTCCGCTCTAA